In Carya illinoinensis cultivar Pawnee chromosome 10, C.illinoinensisPawnee_v1, whole genome shotgun sequence, one DNA window encodes the following:
- the LOC122279907 gene encoding RNA pseudouridine synthase 6, chloroplastic-like isoform X2: MTMGSASFASVLANGWQSFSSPVVFVRTLATTHAPLFKHYNDNHLVAWASTSGSPLSNGRTFACESSSPDVTTTTPVVGYAKYHRLLPCTTHKGPPRVEHLVVSEEGPVLEYICKTLDLPPLFVGDLIHFGAVYYALVCPKPPPSATPEQLRIFEVVTAPSVLRKRPSIKGKTIQAAQKTFRVTHVDQFLEAGSYLRVYVHPRRFPRCYEIDWKSRIIAVAESYVVLDKPSGTSVGGTTNNIEETCATFATRALGLTTPLLTTHQIDNCTEGCVLLARTKDYCSVFHGKIREKKVKKLYLALVAAPVPIGIITHYMRPTSMAPRLISEDFIEGWNFCQLEVLECKEVPWPNAVIENKYCIEDCGWPSKDVAYECKINLLTGRTHQVLSKGEESQDQRVFRYFCHMRED, translated from the exons ATGACGATGGGTTCCGCAAGTTTTGCTTCAGTCTTAGCCAATGGCTGGCAGAGTTTCAGTTCGCCAGTGGTTTTCGTGCGCACGTTAGCAACCACCCATGCTCCGCTTTTTAAGCACTACAACGACAATCACTTGGTCGCTTGGGCTTCGACTTCTGGGTCTCCACTAAGCAATGGCAGAACCTTTGCATGTGAGTCCTCGAGTCCAGACGTTACCACCACAACTCCTGTTGTAGG CTACGCCAAATATCATCGCTTGCTCCCGTGTACCACACACAAGGGCCCGCCCAGAGTTGAACACTTGGTTGTTTCAGAAGAAGGGCCTGTTCTGGAATATATCTGTAAAACTCTGGATCTTCCTcctct GTTCGTTGGAGATCTCATCCATTTTGGAGCTGTATATTATGCCCTTGTATGTCCAAAGCCTCCTCCAAGTGCCACCCCAGAGCAACTTAGGATATTTGAAGTTGTTACAGCACCATCAGTACTGAGAAAGAGACCTTCCATCAAAGGGAAAACAATACAAGCGGCACAAAAGACTTTTAGGGTAACTCATGTAGACCAGTTCCTTGAAGCTGGATCATACTTACGGGTGTACGTGCACCCAAGACGCTTTCCAAG GTGCTATGAAATTGACTGGAAATCAAGGATCATAGCTGTGGCTGAATCCTACGTGGTTTTGGACAAACCTTCGGGTACATCA GTGGGTGGGACTACGAACAATATTGAAGAAACTTGTGCAACCTTTGCTACCCGTGCCCTGGGTTTGACAACCCCTTTGTTGACCACCCACCAGATTGATAATTGCACAGAAGGCTG TGTTTTGTTAGCAAGGACAAAGGATTACTGCTCAGTTTTTCATGGTAAAATCAGA GAGAAAAAGGTGAAGAAACTTTATCTTGCTCTTGTTGCTGCTCCTGTACCAATCGGGATTATTACCCACTACATGCGTCCAACAAGCATGGCACCAAGACTCATTTCAGAAG ATTTTATTGAAGGATGGAACTTTTGTCAACTTGAGGTCTTGGAATGCAAGGAAGTTCCGTGGCCAAATGCTGtcattgaaaataaatattgtatcgAAGATTGTGGCTGGCCCTCCAAAGATGTTGCATATGAGTGTAAAATCAACCTTCTGACTGGTCGGACTCATCAG
- the LOC122278149 gene encoding N6-mAMP deaminase isoform X1, with protein sequence MEWFASIPKVELHAHLNGSIRDSTLLELARDLGEKHVIVFSDVEHVILKNDRSLTEVFKLFDLIHIITTDHGTVKRITKEVIEDFASENVIYLELRTTPKRNDSKGMTKRSYMEAVMEGVRAVSTVDVVFPHNNVDAGSHIISVPVNDMCNGTTRKKIYVRLLLSIDRRESTAAAMETVKLALEMRDLGVVGIDLSGNPVVGEWITFLPALKFAREHGLDITLHCGEVPNPKEIQAMLDFIPQRIGHACYFGEDDWKRMKSYKIPVEICLTSNITTASVSSLDVHHFADLYKEKHPLVLCTDDSGVFSTSLSKEYNLAASAYGLGKREMFELARNAVEFLFENDEVKQDLRSIFDLAAKKLDL encoded by the exons atggAGTGGTTTGCTTCAATACCAAAGGTGGAACTACACGCTCACCTCAATGGATCCATCAGAGACTCCACACTGCT CGAACTTGCTAGAGATCTGGGTGAAAAGCATGTCATAGTTTTCTCAGATGTGGAGCATGTAATCTTGAAAA ATGACCGTTCTTTAACCGAGGTGTTCAAATTGTTTGACCTGATCCACATTATTACTACTGATCACGGAACCGTTAAAAGAATTACCAAAGAA GTTATTGAAGATTTTGCCTCTGAAAATGTTATATACCTGGAATTAAGAACGACTCCAAag AGAAATGATTCAAAAGGAATGACTAAGCGCTCTTACATGGAAGCAGTAATGGAAGGTGTAAGGGCTGTTAGTACAGTTGATGTGGTTTTTCCACATAACAATGTGGATGCTGGAAGTCATATAATATCTGTACCTGTAAATGATATGTGTAATGGAACAACAAGAAAAAAGATATATGTTAGGCTCCTTTTGAGTATCGACCGTCGGGAGTCCACTGCAGCTGCAATGGAAACT GTTAAGCTTGCTCTGGAAATGAGAGATTTAGGAGTAGTTGGTATTGACCTTTCTGGAAATCCTGTTGTGGGTGAATG GATCACATTTTTGCCAGCATTAAAGTTTGCTAGAGAACATGGTCTTGATATAACTCTTCACTGTGGAGAG GTACCTAATCCAAAAGAGATACAAGCAATGCTAGACTTTATTCCCCAGAGGATTGGCCATGCCTGTTACTTTGGAGAGGATGATTGGAAGAGGATGAAATCCTATAAGATCCCG GTTGAAATTTGTCTGACTTCCAACATCACGACTGCATCAGTTTCCTCACTAGATGTTCACCATTTTG CTGACCTGTACAAGGAAAAACATCCATTAGTCCTCTGCACTGATGATTCTGGGGTGTTCTCCACCAGTCTTTCCAAAGAGTATAATCTTGCTGCTTCTGCCTATG GTCTTGGAAAGAGGGAAATGTTTGAGCTGGCAAGAAATGCAgttgaatttttatttgaaaatgatgaagTTAAGCAAGATTTGAGAAGCATTTTCGATTTGGCGGCTAAGAAGCTGGATTTGTGA
- the LOC122278149 gene encoding N6-mAMP deaminase isoform X2, producing MDPSETPHCYDRSLTEVFKLFDLIHIITTDHGTVKRITKEVIEDFASENVIYLELRTTPKRNDSKGMTKRSYMEAVMEGVRAVSTVDVVFPHNNVDAGSHIISVPVNDMCNGTTRKKIYVRLLLSIDRRESTAAAMETVKLALEMRDLGVVGIDLSGNPVVGEWITFLPALKFAREHGLDITLHCGEVPNPKEIQAMLDFIPQRIGHACYFGEDDWKRMKSYKIPVEICLTSNITTASVSSLDVHHFADLYKEKHPLVLCTDDSGVFSTSLSKEYNLAASAYGLGKREMFELARNAVEFLFENDEVKQDLRSIFDLAAKKLDL from the exons ATGGATCCATCAGAGACTCCACACTGCT ATGACCGTTCTTTAACCGAGGTGTTCAAATTGTTTGACCTGATCCACATTATTACTACTGATCACGGAACCGTTAAAAGAATTACCAAAGAA GTTATTGAAGATTTTGCCTCTGAAAATGTTATATACCTGGAATTAAGAACGACTCCAAag AGAAATGATTCAAAAGGAATGACTAAGCGCTCTTACATGGAAGCAGTAATGGAAGGTGTAAGGGCTGTTAGTACAGTTGATGTGGTTTTTCCACATAACAATGTGGATGCTGGAAGTCATATAATATCTGTACCTGTAAATGATATGTGTAATGGAACAACAAGAAAAAAGATATATGTTAGGCTCCTTTTGAGTATCGACCGTCGGGAGTCCACTGCAGCTGCAATGGAAACT GTTAAGCTTGCTCTGGAAATGAGAGATTTAGGAGTAGTTGGTATTGACCTTTCTGGAAATCCTGTTGTGGGTGAATG GATCACATTTTTGCCAGCATTAAAGTTTGCTAGAGAACATGGTCTTGATATAACTCTTCACTGTGGAGAG GTACCTAATCCAAAAGAGATACAAGCAATGCTAGACTTTATTCCCCAGAGGATTGGCCATGCCTGTTACTTTGGAGAGGATGATTGGAAGAGGATGAAATCCTATAAGATCCCG GTTGAAATTTGTCTGACTTCCAACATCACGACTGCATCAGTTTCCTCACTAGATGTTCACCATTTTG CTGACCTGTACAAGGAAAAACATCCATTAGTCCTCTGCACTGATGATTCTGGGGTGTTCTCCACCAGTCTTTCCAAAGAGTATAATCTTGCTGCTTCTGCCTATG GTCTTGGAAAGAGGGAAATGTTTGAGCTGGCAAGAAATGCAgttgaatttttatttgaaaatgatgaagTTAAGCAAGATTTGAGAAGCATTTTCGATTTGGCGGCTAAGAAGCTGGATTTGTGA